From one Leptospira stimsonii genomic stretch:
- a CDS encoding DUF1289 domain-containing protein, translated as MVRSPCNKICSMDFETGFCEGCFRTIEEIGNWSRYSDLERENLFLTIQTRKEEILSKKKYIKREF; from the coding sequence GTGGTCCGTTCTCCGTGCAATAAGATCTGCTCGATGGACTTTGAAACGGGTTTTTGTGAGGGTTGTTTCCGAACGATCGAAGAAATCGGAAATTGGTCTCGTTATTCCGACTTGGAAAGGGAGAATCTTTTTTTAACCATTCAGACTCGAAAAGAAGAAATCCTTTCCAAGAAAAAATATATTAAAAGAGAATTCTGA
- a CDS encoding glycosyltransferase family 4 protein yields MSVENFLTKRNRPVKIGLDARMIAHSGIGMRIRGILKNIGTLAEKENIQIYLFGNRETIQEEGISCHDFSSWEKEGTNVATSDSRLKKKETDSFPVISYDVPIYSLKEFFGHPLMKEMDLLDIPHFNAPLRYLSKSIITIHDIIPFRMKEFHSSFAKRIYLQVVFRLIRAFSKKVVSVSEYTAKDIESVFHFSKDTIQVIPNGIDESVFFPASSEEKKKFLKKYKLKEGYLLSVGIGKGHKNLNFVLDVLKLFWDSKALKTNWVLGGASGKIPEYLKADVVGYESRILPMQKLSLEELRCLYSCAGVLIFPSKYEGFGFPPLEAQACGCPVLSSNATAMPEMLRESVLYFSPNQPKELEILLNRFIKSPKEIKSLIPIGKKNAKKFSWKIAAEKTLDNYKVVC; encoded by the coding sequence ATGAGCGTTGAGAATTTCCTGACAAAACGAAATCGACCCGTAAAGATCGGGTTAGACGCCCGTATGATCGCGCATTCCGGCATCGGGATGAGAATTCGAGGGATCTTAAAGAACATCGGAACTTTAGCCGAGAAAGAGAACATTCAAATCTACCTTTTTGGAAATCGAGAGACAATCCAAGAGGAAGGAATTTCCTGCCATGATTTTTCAAGTTGGGAGAAAGAGGGAACGAACGTCGCAACTTCCGACTCTCGACTCAAAAAAAAAGAAACCGATTCTTTTCCCGTAATTTCCTATGATGTTCCGATCTATTCTTTGAAGGAATTTTTCGGACATCCCTTGATGAAAGAAATGGATCTCCTAGACATTCCTCATTTTAACGCACCCCTGCGTTATCTTTCGAAATCGATCATTACGATTCACGATATCATTCCTTTTCGAATGAAAGAATTTCATTCGAGTTTCGCAAAAAGAATTTATTTACAAGTTGTCTTTCGACTGATTCGAGCCTTTTCAAAAAAGGTCGTTTCCGTTTCGGAATACACGGCGAAGGATATAGAATCCGTTTTTCATTTTTCAAAAGATACGATTCAAGTGATCCCGAACGGAATCGATGAATCCGTTTTTTTTCCGGCGTCTTCCGAGGAGAAAAAGAAATTCTTAAAAAAATACAAACTCAAAGAAGGATATTTGCTGAGCGTAGGAATCGGGAAAGGTCATAAGAATCTAAACTTTGTCTTGGACGTTTTAAAATTGTTTTGGGACTCGAAAGCTCTAAAAACGAACTGGGTCCTTGGCGGAGCCTCGGGAAAAATTCCCGAATATCTAAAAGCGGACGTCGTCGGTTATGAAAGTAGAATTCTCCCCATGCAAAAACTATCCTTAGAGGAACTCCGTTGCCTATATTCTTGCGCGGGTGTTTTGATCTTTCCTTCCAAATACGAAGGTTTCGGATTTCCTCCCCTGGAAGCGCAAGCTTGCGGTTGCCCCGTCCTTTCTTCGAACGCGACGGCTATGCCCGAGATGTTGCGAGAGAGCGTTCTTTATTTTTCTCCGAATCAACCGAAAGAATTGGAAATTCTTCTAAATCGTTTTATAAAAAGTCCGAAAGAAATAAAATCTCTGATTCCAATAGGAAAAAAGAATGCAAAGAAATTTTCCTGGAAAATCGCCGCCGAAAAAACATTAGATAATTATAAAGTAGTTTGTTAG
- the folE gene encoding GTP cyclohydrolase I FolE: MEEEVVKILKAIGEDPNREGLRDTPKRVSKAYDFLTSGYRADITTIVNGAIFDEPTEGMVLVRDIEMYSLCEHHLLPFYGRAHVAYLPNKKIIGISKIPRIVDVFARRLQVQERLTEQIAYAIQEVLDPQGVAVVIKAKHLCMMMRGVEKQNSELFTSCMLGAFKDNMVTRSEFLDLIRTGST, translated from the coding sequence TTGGAAGAAGAAGTTGTAAAAATTCTAAAAGCGATCGGCGAGGATCCGAACAGGGAAGGGCTTCGAGATACTCCGAAAAGAGTTTCAAAAGCCTATGATTTTTTGACCTCGGGTTACCGCGCCGATATCACAACCATCGTAAACGGGGCGATCTTTGACGAGCCCACGGAAGGGATGGTACTTGTAAGAGATATCGAAATGTACTCACTCTGTGAACATCACCTCTTACCTTTTTATGGAAGAGCACATGTCGCTTATCTTCCGAATAAAAAGATCATCGGGATCAGTAAAATTCCTAGAATCGTGGACGTCTTTGCGAGAAGACTTCAGGTGCAGGAACGACTTACCGAACAAATTGCCTATGCCATTCAAGAAGTTCTCGATCCACAAGGTGTTGCCGTTGTTATCAAAGCCAAACATCTTTGTATGATGATGCGTGGAGTCGAAAAACAAAACTCGGAACTTTTCACGTCATGTATGTTAGGAGCGTTCAAAGACAATATGGTCACACGTTCCGAATTCTTAGATTTAATCCGAACCGGTTCCACCTAA
- the acs gene encoding acetate--CoA ligase has translation MAKERIVPPSADFKKKANLSLKDYKSLYKESIENPNKFWGREANRLTWFKKWSKVLSHDFKNAKVEWFKGGKLNVSYNCLDRYIDTPHKNKAALIWEGDSPSESRVLTYYDLYREVNRFANVLKKYGVKKGDRVLVYLPMIPELAITILACSRIGAIHSVVFGGFSPEALQSRIDDCKPKLIVTADGGFRGGKPVELKKNVDVAIGAAKEKVKNVIVVRRTGNESGLVWKDGQDHWYHFLMNDPDLPEYCKPEPMDAEDPLFILYTSGSTGKPKGVLHTTGGYLIGANLSFHYVFDIKPEDTYWCTADIGWVTGHSYLVYGPLSNGASSVMFEGVPSYPDAGRFWDVIDKYGVNVFYTAPTAIRALMREGLEPIKKRNLSSLRLLGSVGEPINPEAWEWYYKNIGKSRCPIVDTWWQTETGSIMITALPGAIPQKPGSATLPFFGVQPVLVDNEGKELSDKGEVSGNLCIKGPWPSIMRGVYGDSKRFFDTYFSQFKGYYFTGDGARRDKDGYYWITGRVDDVINVSGHRIGSAEVESALVENKSVAEAAVVGFPHDIKGQGIYAYVTVKEGVITNDELKKELVATVEKVIGKIARPDVIHWAPGLPKTRSGKIMRRILRKIASAEFEGLGDTSTLADPSVVQKLIDDKKEFHS, from the coding sequence ATGGCAAAAGAACGGATCGTTCCCCCGTCGGCAGATTTCAAAAAAAAAGCTAACCTCAGTCTCAAAGATTATAAATCACTCTATAAAGAATCGATCGAAAACCCGAACAAGTTTTGGGGAAGAGAAGCCAACCGTCTTACTTGGTTCAAGAAGTGGAGCAAGGTTCTCAGTCACGATTTTAAAAACGCAAAAGTAGAATGGTTCAAGGGTGGCAAACTAAACGTTTCCTATAATTGTCTAGACCGATATATCGATACTCCTCACAAAAACAAAGCCGCCTTGATCTGGGAAGGGGACAGTCCTTCCGAATCCAGAGTTCTTACCTATTACGATCTTTACAGAGAAGTGAATCGTTTCGCGAACGTTTTGAAAAAGTACGGAGTGAAAAAGGGAGATCGAGTTTTGGTTTATCTTCCGATGATTCCGGAATTAGCCATTACGATTCTTGCATGTTCTCGTATCGGTGCGATTCATTCCGTCGTATTCGGAGGTTTTTCTCCGGAAGCCCTTCAGAGTAGAATCGACGACTGCAAACCGAAATTGATCGTGACCGCCGACGGAGGTTTTCGCGGCGGAAAGCCAGTGGAACTTAAGAAGAATGTGGATGTCGCGATCGGCGCCGCAAAGGAAAAGGTAAAGAACGTAATCGTGGTTCGAAGAACCGGAAATGAATCCGGTCTGGTTTGGAAAGACGGCCAAGACCACTGGTACCATTTTTTAATGAACGATCCGGACCTGCCCGAATATTGTAAACCGGAGCCGATGGACGCGGAAGATCCTCTATTTATTCTTTATACCTCGGGATCCACTGGAAAACCGAAAGGAGTTTTGCATACTACGGGTGGTTATCTTATCGGCGCGAATCTATCCTTTCATTATGTATTCGATATCAAACCAGAGGATACGTATTGGTGTACTGCTGATATCGGATGGGTGACCGGTCATTCTTATCTTGTTTATGGACCGCTTTCCAACGGAGCGTCTTCCGTGATGTTCGAAGGAGTTCCTTCTTATCCGGATGCGGGAAGATTTTGGGACGTGATCGACAAATACGGAGTGAACGTTTTTTACACGGCTCCGACTGCAATTCGTGCCTTGATGAGAGAAGGATTGGAGCCAATTAAAAAAAGAAATCTGAGCTCACTTCGTCTCCTCGGTTCCGTAGGGGAGCCGATCAATCCGGAAGCTTGGGAATGGTATTATAAGAATATCGGAAAGAGTCGTTGTCCGATTGTGGACACTTGGTGGCAAACGGAGACCGGGTCGATCATGATCACCGCGCTTCCCGGAGCCATTCCTCAAAAACCCGGATCGGCGACTTTGCCGTTCTTCGGAGTACAACCGGTTCTTGTAGACAACGAAGGAAAGGAACTCTCAGACAAAGGAGAAGTTTCCGGAAATCTTTGTATCAAGGGTCCTTGGCCTTCGATCATGCGAGGTGTTTACGGAGATTCCAAAAGATTCTTCGATACGTATTTTTCCCAATTCAAAGGTTACTATTTTACCGGCGACGGAGCGAGACGGGACAAAGACGGTTACTATTGGATTACGGGAAGAGTGGACGATGTGATCAACGTTTCCGGTCATAGAATCGGAAGCGCGGAAGTTGAAAGCGCTCTTGTTGAAAACAAATCCGTTGCCGAAGCCGCAGTCGTAGGATTTCCTCATGATATCAAGGGTCAGGGAATTTACGCATACGTTACCGTGAAAGAAGGCGTTATCACAAACGACGAACTCAAAAAAGAACTCGTAGCGACGGTCGAAAAAGTCATTGGGAAAATCGCGAGGCCGGACGTGATTCATTGGGCTCCTGGACTTCCGAAAACACGCTCGGGAAAAATTATGAGAAGAATATTGAGAAAGATTGCTTCCGCGGAATTTGAGGGACTCGGAGACACTTCGACACTCGCAGATCCGTCCGTAGTGCAGAAGTTAATCGACGATAAGAAAGAATTCCATAGCTAA
- a CDS encoding cobalamin-binding protein, with translation MIGPKRIICLTEETTELFYLLGEQDRIVGISAYTVRPLRAKTEKPKVSAFINGNVKKIKDLKPDLVIGFSDIQANLAKELISEGLNVLVTNQRSIAEILETMLLFGSIIGKTKETEVLIEGWKKKLERIQMENRTENPPRVFFQEWDEPIITGISWVGELIEIAGGQDCFDDLRNKSMASERIVSSQEVAKKNPDIYLGSWCGKPVNFDWVQTHPDWQNTNAIQNQKIFELDPSIVLQPGPALFEEGIDQLVRYIHS, from the coding sequence CTGATCGGACCGAAAAGAATTATCTGTCTCACAGAGGAAACGACCGAGTTATTTTATCTCTTGGGGGAACAAGATCGTATCGTCGGAATCTCGGCATATACGGTCCGCCCTCTTCGTGCGAAGACGGAAAAACCCAAAGTCTCGGCGTTTATCAATGGAAACGTAAAGAAGATCAAGGATCTAAAACCCGACCTCGTGATTGGTTTCTCCGATATACAGGCGAATCTCGCGAAAGAGTTAATATCGGAAGGATTGAATGTACTTGTCACGAATCAAAGATCGATAGCCGAAATTTTGGAAACGATGCTTTTGTTCGGTTCCATCATAGGGAAAACAAAAGAGACCGAAGTTTTGATCGAAGGTTGGAAAAAGAAGTTAGAAAGAATCCAAATGGAGAATCGAACGGAAAATCCTCCGCGTGTATTTTTTCAAGAATGGGATGAGCCGATCATCACTGGCATTTCTTGGGTCGGGGAATTGATCGAAATCGCCGGAGGACAAGATTGTTTTGACGATCTCAGAAATAAATCCATGGCGAGTGAAAGAATCGTTTCTTCGCAAGAGGTCGCAAAAAAGAATCCGGATATTTACCTCGGTTCCTGGTGCGGAAAACCGGTAAACTTTGATTGGGTCCAAACGCATCCTGACTGGCAGAATACAAACGCGATCCAAAATCAAAAAATTTTTGAATTAGATCCTTCGATCGTTCTTCAGCCTGGGCCAGCCCTTTTCGAAGAAGGGATCGATCAACTTGTACGATACATTCATTCTTAG
- a CDS encoding bifunctional helix-turn-helix domain-containing protein/methylated-DNA--[protein]-cysteine S-methyltransferase, with translation MDHYKKIATAIQFIQENSTSQPELEEIAKSVNLSPFHFQRIFTEWAGVSPKQFLQYLTLQSAKTILSKPQSTLFDAAFETGLSGTSRLHDLFVKIEGMTPGEYKNGGEKLTIHYSFQNGIFGDYLVASTEKGICNLYFYDVPREEVLSELKGQWDQAKLIQKTDENQERVVRFFKKTLDQKEKIKLHLKGTDFQIKVWEALLKIPEGQLSSYSKLATSIDQENASRAVGSAIGKNPIGYLIPCHRVIKNTGGIGEYRWGSERKMAMIGWEVSKTNSLSA, from the coding sequence ATGGATCACTACAAAAAAATCGCAACGGCCATTCAATTTATACAAGAGAACTCCACATCACAACCCGAGCTGGAAGAGATCGCAAAATCCGTAAATTTGAGTCCCTTTCATTTTCAAAGAATTTTTACGGAATGGGCTGGTGTAAGCCCGAAACAATTCCTTCAATACCTAACGCTCCAAAGTGCAAAAACGATTCTTTCCAAACCGCAGTCAACCTTGTTCGACGCCGCCTTTGAGACCGGACTTTCCGGAACGAGTCGCCTTCACGATCTATTCGTGAAGATCGAAGGAATGACTCCCGGTGAATACAAAAACGGTGGGGAAAAACTTACGATTCATTACAGTTTTCAAAATGGGATTTTCGGCGATTACTTGGTCGCTTCCACAGAAAAAGGAATTTGTAATTTATATTTTTATGATGTTCCAAGGGAGGAAGTTTTATCCGAACTGAAGGGACAATGGGACCAGGCCAAATTGATACAAAAAACGGACGAAAACCAAGAGCGGGTCGTTCGTTTTTTTAAAAAGACATTGGATCAAAAAGAAAAAATCAAACTTCACCTAAAAGGAACCGATTTTCAGATCAAAGTCTGGGAAGCTCTTTTAAAAATCCCGGAAGGACAATTGTCCTCCTATTCGAAGCTTGCAACTTCCATCGATCAAGAAAACGCTTCGAGAGCGGTAGGTTCCGCAATCGGTAAGAATCCGATCGGTTATTTGATTCCCTGTCATCGTGTGATTAAGAATACGGGTGGAATCGGAGAATACAGATGGGGTTCTGAAAGAAAGATGGCTATGATCGGATGGGAAGTCAGTAAAACGAATTCACTTTCCGCTTGA
- a CDS encoding alpha/beta hydrolase, with protein MKRLTGIILILGLFFCKQNSKSFQEETLEPLFETLLILSYPYLIDTCAITPVGYYGPIPPISQGYGSRGPNAVSVVALPNPSAPRNVCVYYPSGQTTKAPVLFLLHGFSSPSAEAYFPLIDFYVSKGYVVVFPIYISDRRDPTENYKFMLDGINFAVEQFANIIDTTRVGYMGHSYGGGATPYLAHQGIIQKGWGSNGSFIFLLAPWYSFSINNTQLAQFTNSTKMIAQIYDNDDEVDNRMAIDIFTHIGIANSEKDFEIVYSDTNSGYSLNADHYTPIKNTIIGLGSLDTLDYFGIWRQLDALADYSFHNSAPAKDIALGNGSTNQIFMGTYPNGGAVKKMSVSDSPTALHPENFFIHPFSNSLNPRF; from the coding sequence ATGAAACGTTTGACGGGAATCATTCTTATACTCGGGCTTTTCTTTTGTAAACAGAATTCAAAAAGTTTTCAGGAAGAAACTTTGGAACCACTTTTTGAAACGCTTCTGATTCTAAGTTATCCTTATCTGATCGACACATGTGCGATCACACCGGTCGGATATTACGGACCGATTCCTCCTATTTCGCAAGGTTATGGCTCACGCGGACCCAATGCAGTCTCCGTCGTTGCTCTGCCGAATCCAAGCGCGCCTCGTAACGTCTGTGTTTACTATCCAAGCGGTCAAACGACAAAGGCGCCGGTATTATTCTTACTCCATGGTTTTAGTTCTCCGTCCGCAGAAGCTTATTTTCCTCTCATTGATTTTTATGTTTCAAAAGGGTATGTGGTCGTATTTCCGATTTATATCTCCGATCGAAGGGATCCGACCGAAAATTATAAGTTTATGTTGGACGGAATCAATTTTGCAGTGGAGCAGTTCGCAAATATCATCGATACAACTCGAGTGGGCTATATGGGTCATTCATATGGAGGCGGTGCTACACCGTATCTCGCGCACCAAGGAATTATCCAGAAAGGATGGGGAAGTAACGGTTCCTTTATTTTTCTTTTGGCTCCCTGGTATTCTTTTTCGATCAATAACACACAACTCGCTCAGTTTACGAATTCCACGAAGATGATCGCACAAATTTACGATAATGACGATGAAGTCGATAACCGAATGGCGATCGATATCTTTACGCATATCGGCATCGCAAATTCGGAGAAGGATTTTGAAATCGTCTATTCCGATACAAACAGCGGTTATTCGCTCAATGCGGACCATTATACTCCAATTAAGAATACGATAATCGGACTTGGTTCACTAGATACTTTAGATTACTTTGGAATCTGGAGACAACTGGACGCGTTAGCCGATTATAGCTTCCATAATTCGGCACCTGCCAAAGATATTGCCTTAGGCAATGGATCAACGAATCAGATTTTCATGGGCACGTATCCCAATGGTGGGGCTGTAAAAAAAATGTCCGTTTCCGATTCTCCAACTGCCTTACATCCCGAAAACTTTTTCATCCATCCCTTTTCTAATTCTCTAAATCCAAGATTTTAG
- a CDS encoding methyl-accepting chemotaxis protein, with product MSKQSIESIRKKGEALTYYSRIGIMVMMLFSLVSSYKTLHPQILINHTAAAGFMCVYTLVGFALYKKYGVSPWAHKLFVIFDTLLLSGTILVDGMVSAEIIAPVLKNAILYTVYYFIIAYSGLLGKPGFVLVTGLFCASGYGLGLGNAAIHGLQFSENNTINTAPGFIKLSSEITKIIFMFAVSFILYRLMTLFDNLYREAATYYKENKDVLSRLENNRKIIHSSAETLEISVSNFSEFTSLTSSKMESQAASLEEVNAVITSLSTSSENNVESIRTQNENLIELNQKSQALQEIISKISELSKNLETIANESKIEMQIVKNSVEKTDTFLKNISNSFQRVDEINRILGEIADKTNLLSLNASIEAARAGVAGRGFSVVAQEVSKLADFTASNAKMISKVVHDSLQYIEEANNSSRDTGYLTEGQSLKINGTVSSIEEMRKLYEQGTKIVQDFAKSLSKVKTLSDELFHSTHEQMIGQKEMMKAMFALEKEINEITRESGKIQDGVLSIKTQSKDLKALSVV from the coding sequence ATGTCCAAGCAGTCTATTGAATCAATCCGAAAGAAGGGAGAAGCGCTTACCTACTATTCGCGAATTGGAATTATGGTAATGATGCTTTTTTCGCTTGTCTCGAGTTATAAAACGTTGCATCCGCAGATTCTGATCAATCATACGGCCGCCGCCGGTTTTATGTGTGTTTATACCCTCGTTGGATTTGCTTTATATAAAAAATACGGCGTGAGTCCTTGGGCCCATAAGCTCTTCGTGATCTTCGATACGCTTCTTTTAAGCGGAACGATCTTGGTGGACGGTATGGTTTCGGCGGAAATTATCGCTCCCGTCCTAAAAAATGCGATTCTATATACCGTTTATTATTTCATAATCGCCTATTCGGGGTTACTCGGGAAGCCGGGATTCGTTTTGGTGACCGGTTTGTTTTGTGCGTCCGGTTACGGTTTGGGATTAGGCAACGCGGCGATTCATGGACTTCAGTTTTCGGAAAACAATACGATCAACACAGCCCCGGGCTTTATAAAGCTGAGTTCGGAAATTACAAAGATCATTTTTATGTTCGCGGTCAGCTTTATTCTTTATCGTTTGATGACTCTTTTTGATAATCTTTATCGGGAAGCCGCCACTTATTATAAGGAAAACAAAGACGTTCTTTCCCGATTGGAGAATAATAGAAAAATCATTCATTCTTCTGCGGAAACTCTGGAAATCTCCGTTTCCAATTTTTCAGAGTTTACGAGTTTAACGAGTTCCAAGATGGAATCGCAAGCGGCTTCCTTAGAGGAAGTAAACGCGGTGATCACATCACTCTCCACTTCTTCGGAGAACAATGTGGAGTCCATTCGCACTCAGAACGAGAATTTGATCGAATTGAATCAGAAATCGCAGGCGCTTCAGGAAATCATTAGCAAGATTTCCGAGCTTTCTAAGAATTTGGAAACAATCGCGAACGAAAGCAAAATCGAAATGCAAATCGTTAAGAATTCCGTTGAAAAAACAGATACATTTTTAAAGAACATTTCGAATTCATTTCAAAGAGTCGATGAAATCAATCGTATCTTGGGAGAGATCGCGGACAAAACAAATCTTCTTTCCTTGAATGCTTCGATTGAAGCCGCAAGGGCTGGAGTGGCCGGACGAGGATTTTCCGTAGTCGCGCAAGAGGTGAGTAAACTTGCAGACTTCACCGCTTCCAATGCCAAGATGATTTCCAAAGTAGTTCATGATTCGCTTCAATATATCGAGGAAGCAAACAATTCCTCAAGAGATACGGGTTATCTGACGGAGGGACAAAGTCTCAAAATCAACGGCACTGTTTCCAGCATCGAAGAGATGAGAAAGTTATATGAGCAAGGGACAAAGATCGTGCAGGATTTTGCGAAGAGCCTGAGCAAAGTGAAAACGCTTTCAGACGAACTCTTCCATTCTACGCACGAGCAGATGATCGGACAAAAAGAGATGATGAAGGCCATGTTTGCTCTTGAGAAGGAGATCAACGAGATTACTCGAGAATCAGGTAAGATCCAAGACGGCGTTTTGAGCATTAAAACGCAATCTAAGGACCTTAAGGCCTTGAGCGTGGTTTGA
- a CDS encoding methyl-accepting chemotaxis protein: MSQSSLDLIQKNGAVLINRIRLGLVILFTFSILGALKVFDPTQLIIHSSGTLAMWIYCIGIFIWNRFGEVPKWVHKTSVIFDSIILSSTLIFDAMISPQVASGVMKNVILFFIYFYINIYAGLLGEKKFVILVGFLGALGSTIALTVAVLFGVELSEDPNLANKPGMLTTSVEMIKIVFVFVAGIILSQLMNLFMKLADQAVKLSEESRGFLARLESNQKAIHISAESLENSIQNFAEFINTTGEKMESQAASLEEVNAVIEELSAASQSTSGSIETQNRSLVDLNQKSKNLGEIIESIAQFSKDLGSYANENKVDMDNVSEAAGKTTHFLKNIANSFNKVDEINQIMGEIADKTNLLALNASIEAARAGAAGRGFAVVANEVSKLAEFTSENAKNISEIVKQSREFIGEANKASNDTGDLTNRQKQKISETVSRIEEMGKLYQEQRRIIQDFVSEVERIKQLSGEIFESTKEQMVGQEEMVKTMVHLEKEINQINQESGKLQIEVEKIRTQSLELKNLSTA, translated from the coding sequence ATGAGTCAATCTTCTCTCGATCTCATTCAAAAGAATGGGGCCGTCCTAATCAATCGAATTCGCCTTGGTCTCGTTATATTGTTTACATTTTCGATTCTGGGAGCTCTCAAGGTCTTTGACCCGACTCAACTAATCATCCATTCCAGCGGAACGTTGGCAATGTGGATCTACTGTATCGGAATTTTCATTTGGAATCGTTTTGGAGAAGTTCCGAAATGGGTACATAAGACTTCGGTAATATTCGATTCGATCATTTTGAGTTCCACTTTGATTTTTGACGCGATGATTTCTCCTCAGGTCGCTTCAGGCGTAATGAAGAACGTGATTCTCTTTTTTATCTATTTTTATATCAATATTTATGCCGGACTTTTGGGTGAAAAAAAATTCGTAATCTTGGTTGGCTTTCTCGGTGCATTAGGATCAACAATTGCGTTAACTGTGGCGGTTTTATTCGGCGTAGAATTATCCGAGGATCCAAATCTTGCCAACAAACCAGGTATGTTAACCACCAGCGTGGAAATGATCAAGATTGTATTTGTCTTCGTGGCGGGAATTATTCTTTCCCAGCTCATGAATCTTTTTATGAAACTCGCGGACCAAGCAGTAAAACTTTCGGAAGAAAGTCGTGGATTCTTAGCGAGATTGGAATCAAATCAAAAAGCGATTCATATCTCGGCGGAAAGTCTCGAGAATTCGATCCAAAACTTTGCGGAATTTATTAATACGACCGGAGAAAAAATGGAATCGCAGGCGGCTTCGTTGGAAGAAGTGAACGCCGTAATCGAAGAACTATCCGCCGCTTCCCAAAGCACTTCCGGTTCGATCGAAACGCAAAATCGGAGTTTGGTGGATCTCAATCAAAAGTCCAAAAATCTCGGTGAGATTATCGAAAGTATCGCGCAATTTTCCAAAGATCTCGGTTCTTATGCAAACGAGAACAAAGTCGATATGGATAACGTGTCCGAGGCCGCGGGAAAAACGACACACTTCCTAAAAAACATAGCAAATTCGTTTAACAAAGTCGATGAAATCAATCAGATTATGGGTGAAATTGCGGATAAGACCAACTTACTGGCGCTAAACGCTTCGATCGAAGCCGCTCGAGCCGGAGCCGCAGGAAGAGGTTTTGCCGTTGTCGCAAACGAAGTAAGCAAACTCGCTGAATTCACTTCGGAGAATGCAAAAAATATTTCGGAGATCGTAAAACAATCCAGAGAGTTTATCGGAGAAGCGAATAAGGCATCGAACGATACGGGGGATTTAACGAACCGCCAAAAACAAAAAATATCGGAGACCGTGAGCCGAATCGAAGAGATGGGTAAACTCTATCAGGAGCAAAGAAGAATCATACAAGACTTTGTGTCCGAAGTAGAACGTATCAAACAACTCTCTGGTGAAATTTTCGAATCCACAAAAGAACAGATGGTTGGTCAGGAGGAAATGGTAAAAACCATGGTTCATCTGGAAAAGGAAATCAACCAAATCAACCAAGAATCAGGAAAACTTCAAATCGAAGTGGAAAAGATCCGGACTCAATCTCTGGAATTAAAAAATCTGAGCACTGCATAA
- the mtnP gene encoding S-methyl-5'-thioadenosine phosphorylase, translating to MPHHVKAAIIGGTGLYSLDGMELIEEIYPDTPWGKPSDKIKIGNYKGKLIAFLPRHGVGHFLLPPEVPNHANICALKQLGVEEIIAFSSVGSLREEIKPLDFVLPSQVIDRTRLRNATYFGNGVVAHAPFAEPFSSNLSKRIEATAKKIGLAIHTNKTLVCMEGPLFSTKAESHLYRSWGADIINMTVLPEAKLAREAEIAYQMICMSTDYDCWREGEESVTLEMVIANLTKNAETAKKLLAELIDVIGNGDDLSLKNSTKYSIITAPEKRNPETVKKLKVLFPEYF from the coding sequence ATGCCTCATCATGTAAAAGCGGCCATCATCGGAGGAACGGGACTTTATAGTCTCGACGGAATGGAATTGATCGAAGAGATCTATCCCGATACTCCTTGGGGAAAACCTTCCGATAAAATCAAAATCGGTAACTATAAAGGAAAGCTCATCGCATTCTTACCTAGACACGGCGTCGGACATTTTTTGTTGCCCCCCGAAGTTCCGAATCACGCGAATATCTGCGCACTCAAACAGCTCGGTGTTGAGGAAATCATTGCTTTTAGTTCTGTTGGGAGTTTAAGAGAAGAAATCAAACCTCTCGACTTCGTATTGCCTTCGCAAGTAATCGATCGTACTCGTCTGCGAAACGCGACGTATTTTGGAAACGGAGTTGTCGCGCACGCGCCGTTTGCGGAACCGTTTTCATCCAACCTAAGCAAACGTATCGAAGCGACTGCAAAGAAAATCGGTTTGGCAATTCATACGAACAAAACCCTCGTTTGTATGGAGGGTCCTTTATTTTCCACAAAGGCAGAATCTCATCTTTATCGTTCTTGGGGTGCGGATATCATCAATATGACCGTTCTTCCGGAGGCAAAACTTGCGAGAGAAGCGGAGATTGCCTATCAGATGATCTGTATGTCCACCGATTACGATTGTTGGAGAGAAGGGGAAGAGTCTGTAACGCTGGAAATGGTGATCGCGAATCTGACGAAAAACGCCGAAACCGCAAAAAAGTTACTCGCAGAACTTATAGATGTTATCGGAAACGGAGACGATCTAAGTTTGAAAAACAGCACGAAATATTCCATCATTACCGCTCCGGAAAAAAGAAATCCGGAAACTGTGAAGAAACTAAAAGTTCTTTTTCCGGAATATTTCTAA